A segment of the Pirellulales bacterium genome:
GGCCAGCGGCGGCTGGCCAAAGCGTCGCACGTAACGCACCCGACCACGAAAACCCGGGGGCAGATGTGCGGCAAACCGGCAGGGAACGTGGACCTTGCCCGGCGACGGCAACGAGCCCAAGGCAGAACCCCGGACCTCGAATTCCCAGGGCCCGCGGAGGCGAATTCGATGTGCGGCCACCAACGGCTCCTCGCGCATGCCCGCCGAACGACTCGGCACAACGCGCTAGTCGTAGCGCACGACCGTCTTGATGCCCTGCGGGGTGCGGTGTTCGTAGTGCCAGAGCGCCTCGTCGAGCCCGACTTCGTCGGTGATCACCGCGCGCAGCTCGCGGCGATGTGTCGCGCCGAGTTGTGCGAGATGCGCCAGGGCATCGAGGAAATCGCGCGGGGCCGCGTTCACGCTGCCGATCTGCACCTGATTGCGCAGCAACCCGTCGCGAACCATCAGCGCCACGTTCAGCGGCCGCGGTTCGGGCAGGCGCGAGCTCCCCAACCAGACGAGCACGCCGTGGGAGGCCATCGCCGCGCTGGCCCTGACGAGCAATTCGTCACTGCCGGTGCATTCCAGCAGCAGGTCGTAGCCGTCCTGGTCGGGATCGGCCGGCGAAAAATCGACCGTTTCGGGCGAGACATAGTCCGCGCCGAAAGACCGCACCAGTTCCGCGCGCGACGTGTCCGTGGCGTCGCGGCCATAGACCGTCGTCGGCCAGCCGCGCGCCACCGCGGCGATCACTCCGGCGAACGCGATTGGTCCCAGGCCCGTCACCAGCACGCGCGGCGGCCGCTCGGCCCAGATGTCTGCGCCCAGCCGTGCTCGCTGCACGACGTGCGCTTCGTTCACGCCTTTCTCGGCCACGGCCACCGGTTCGGTCAGCACGGCCAGGTCGGCCATCGCCGGGTCGACGCGGAACAAGTGCTCGGGCCGGTCGAGCCACTCGGGCAGCGAGAATCCGTGTTCCTCGACGATGCCGCGCTCGGTGTAGGTACCCATCGGCAGCATGTCGACCCGAAACTGCGGCGCCGTCGCGCGCCGCCGGCGCACGACCGGCACGACCAGGTCGCCGACGTCGAATGTGCTCACGCCAGGGCCGCGTTCTTCGACGCGGGCCAGGCACTCGTGGCCGAGCACCAGGTGTTCGCCCCCTGGGGGCAACACCGGACTTTGCGACTCGAGGATTTCGCGGTCAGTGCCGCAGATCCCCAATTGCAGAGTGCGACAGCGCACCTCGCCCTGGCCCGCGGATGACGGCTCGCGGTGCTCGACGATCCGCGGCGTGCTGCTGCGGGCAAACGCGGCAATCCCTCGCATGATCCGTAGTTCTCCCTCGACCGAGACGGCTGCGCCTGCGTCGCTCGCGCGCTGGCAACCGGGTTCAGGAAAGAATACCGCCGCGGTTGCCGCTCGACCACACGCGCCGCTCGGCGCTGGTCGAGAAGGGCCGGGAAAGCCGAAGGTCCCAAGCGTCTACCGCGTCTACCGGGTGACGAAGTCCTGAACGATCGTCACTTCGCGGATCTGCTTGGTGTCGGGCTCGAACACGCGGAGCTTGATCTGGATGCCGCGCAGCGGCACCGGGTACGGCGGCGGGGCCTCCATCTCGGTCAGGTCGTCGATGCCGCCGAAACCGTCGGAGATGGCAGTCGATGCATTAATCTCCGGGTACGTTGGCGGAGTTCCTGGCGTCTGCACATCGTTGTCAAACCCGTCGGTGAATTCGTCGATGGCGCCATCGCCGTCTTGATCCTGTCCATCCGACTCGTAGTGCGTTGACCAGGTGTCGTAGACACTTGCTCGGATGTCGGCCCAGGCCGGTGCCACGGCCGGTGCCACGGCCGGGGGCGTGCCAGATTGTTGTGAGCGGGTCAATCCCGGCCCGCCGAAGATGGGCATCGTCAAGCCATGCAGATTGATTGAATTCGGGTCAGAGCCATACGGGGTCGTGGTCAGTCCGTTGTTGCCCAGCCCACAGAGGAAGTTCAAATCGACATAGGCGCCGAACCGGGCAACGCGCGGCACCGACGAGACACCCGCGCTGGCCACGCCCGTTAGCGCGTTTCCCAACTCGCGTGTGTACTCCGCGTCGCCCGGCAGCAGCGTCACCCATTCGCCGGTCGTCAGTTCCCGTTCGAGTACGGGCGCGTCCGGGTCCCAGGCCTTGATGTCGAAACCCAGGACGTT
Coding sequences within it:
- a CDS encoding alcohol dehydrogenase catalytic domain-containing protein, yielding MRGIAAFARSSTPRIVEHREPSSAGQGEVRCRTLQLGICGTDREILESQSPVLPPGGEHLVLGHECLARVEERGPGVSTFDVGDLVVPVVRRRRATAPQFRVDMLPMGTYTERGIVEEHGFSLPEWLDRPEHLFRVDPAMADLAVLTEPVAVAEKGVNEAHVVQRARLGADIWAERPPRVLVTGLGPIAFAGVIAAVARGWPTTVYGRDATDTSRAELVRSFGADYVSPETVDFSPADPDQDGYDLLLECTGSDELLVRASAAMASHGVLVWLGSSRLPEPRPLNVALMVRDGLLRNQVQIGSVNAAPRDFLDALAHLAQLGATHRRELRAVITDEVGLDEALWHYEHRTPQGIKTVVRYD